The Lycium ferocissimum isolate CSIRO_LF1 unplaced genomic scaffold, AGI_CSIRO_Lferr_CH_V1 ctg4992, whole genome shotgun sequence genome includes a window with the following:
- the LOC132044597 gene encoding uncharacterized protein LOC132044597, protein MWDKLEVTYEGTSKVRETKINALRHDYEAFMMKDDENIESMFARFSKIIGELKSLGVTYTNSQQVRKLVRSLPKTWGKKAIVLEDENLDKFTYDELRGNLIAFEKNHIQRYQKDEKKKVVAFKAQVEESDDEFKQEKVAMISVHVIEAMRQSRNNRKGSSNFRKGKASFEAIKNDGNCYECGKYGHVASECPEAKKKPTRGYQKQRAFGGSSEDEISDEESKKLKMCVSWLSKKATSHKSNLLTDENKSTGKKVLPMIDNLRGKTTALLKIDKSTRYSKSTGRKSGIHRSNNPCKGEGKLSQTCFCCGKLGHDYHNCRFRFSNAPGWVLKYNRLSVSQLCDSDLEVRFSKTGCVIEDSSGIKILPGSRNKNVYTLDSIKNPTGHICLASMGEDPWMWHKKLGHASMRLIEKLARHDLVIGLPKLNYTKDHICDSCQKSKQTRNSFNSKDIVSTSKPLQLLHMDLVGPTRTANIGGKRYAFVIIDDFSRFTWVIFLAHNDDTLKNFKFFCEKVQREKGYYITSIRSDHGGELENKAFEEFCNDQGYTHNFSSPRSSQQNGVVERKNRTL, encoded by the exons ATGTGGGATAAGCTTGAGGTTACCTACGAGGGAACATCAAAGGTAAGAGAAACAAAAATTAATGCTCTAAGACACGATTATGAAGCCTTCATGATGAAGGACGATGAGAACATTGAATCAATGTTCGCAAGATTCAGCAAGATCATTGGAGAACTCAAATCCCTTGGAGTAACTTACACCAACTCTCAACAAGTAAGAAAGCTGGTTAGAAGTCTACCAAAAACTTGGGGAAAAAAAGCAATTGTCCTGGAAGATGAAAATCTGGATAAGTTCACTTATGATGAGTTAAGAGGAAATCTGATAGCATTTGAAAAAAATCACATTCAAAGATATCAGAaggatgaaaagaagaaagtggTTGCTTTCAAGGCTCAAGTTGAAGAATCTGATGATGAATTTAAACAAGAAAAAGTTGCCATGATTTCCGTGCATGTGATAGAAGCCATGAGACAATcaagaaataatagaaaaggaagCTCAAACTTTAGAAAAGGAAAGGCTTCCTTCGAAGCGATAAAGAATGATGGGAattgttatgaatgtggaaaaTATGGCCATGTCGCATCCGAATGTCCCGAGGCAAAAAAGAAACCAACTAGAGGTTATCAAAAACAAAGAGCTTTCGGCGGCTCGAGTGAAGATGAAATTTCGGATGAAGAATCGAAGAAATTGAAAATGTGTGTTTCATGGCTCTCGAAGAAAGCGACAAG TCACAAGTCAAACCTGTTAACTGATGAAAATAAGTCAACTGGAAAAAAGGTTTTACCAATGATTGATAATCTTAGAGGGAAGACAACTGCTCTTTTAAAAATTGATAAGTCAACTAGATATTCTAAGTCGACTGGAAGAAAGTCTGGAATACATAGGTCAAACAATCCGTGTAAAGGAGAAGGAAAACTTTCTCAAACATGCTTCTGTTGTGGAAAACTTGGTCATGATTATCATAACTGTAGATTTCGTTTTTCAAATGCACCTGGATGG GTTCTTAAGTACAATCGTTTAAGTGTAAGTCAGCTATGTGACTCTGATCTTGAGGTAAGGTTTAGTAAAACAGGCTGTGTCATAGAGGACTCGTCTGGGATAAAAATTCTTCCTGGAAGCAGAAACAAAAATGTGTACACTCTGGACTCTATCAAAAATCCTACAGGTCATATATGTCTGGCTTCAATGGGAGAAGATCCATGGATGTGGCACAAGAAGCTTGGTCATGCAAGTATGCGCCTAATTGAGAAACTGGCAAGACATGATCTTGTAATAGGATTGCCAAAACTCAATTACACCAAAGATCATATATGCGACTCGTGTCAAAAAAGTAAACAAACTAGAAACTCTTTCAATTCAAAAGATATTGTGTCTACATCTAAACCACTGCAGCTACTCCATATGGATCTTGTTGGTCCTACTAGAACTGCTaacattggaggaaaaaggtatgcaTTTGTTATAATAGATGATTTCTCTCGCTTCACCTGGGTAATATTTCTTGCTCATAATGATGATACTCTaaagaattttaagtttttctGTGAGAAAGTTCAGCGTGAGAAAGGATATTACATCACGTCCATTAGAAGTGATCATGGAGGAGAACTTGAAAACAAGGCTTTTGAAGAATTTTGCAATGACCAAGGGTACACACACAATTTCTCCTCACCTCGATCTTCGCAACAAAATGGTGTGGTTGAACGGAAGAACAGAACCCTTTAG